Proteins from a single region of Hordeum vulgare subsp. vulgare chromosome 6H, MorexV3_pseudomolecules_assembly, whole genome shotgun sequence:
- the LOC123401782 gene encoding RING-H2 finger protein ATL56-like, whose protein sequence is MAPPAAGRPSASAAPEPPHREAAKRRRAPACACAGAGARILSLGVRGAVMAAALLLFLLFAAAAVILMLALLVAARAFRQQGRRRHRAPPDSSAPPPPPPAVGLPSAKIRLLPCFEPSPCDGDPSSPRICPVCLDAARARERWRALPACGHAFHAACVDRWLLLSPGCPVCRATVSAPIG, encoded by the coding sequence ATGGCTCCGCCCGCCGCCGGCAGGCCCTCGGCCTCCGCCGCGCCGGAGCCTCCCCATCGGGAGGCCGCCAAGCGCCGGCGCGCCCCCGCGTGCGCGTGCGCCGGCGCCGGGGCCCGCATCCTCTCCCTGGGCGTGCGGGGCGCCGTGATGGCCGCCGCgctcctgctcttcctcctcttcgCCGCCGCCGCGGTCATCCTCATGCTCGCGCTCCTCGTCGCCGCGCGCGCCTTCCGCCAGCagggccgccgccgccaccgcgccCCGCCGGACTCgtccgctccgccgccgccgccccccgccGTCGGCCTCCCGTCCGCCAAAATCCGCCTCCTTCCCTGCTTCGAGCCCTCCCCGTGCGACGGCGACCCCTCCTCGCCGCGGATCTGCCCCGTCTGCCTCGACGCCGCGCGCGCCAGGGAGCGGTGGCGCGCTCTGCCCGCCTGCGGCCACGCGTTCCACGCCGCCTGCGTCGACCGGTGGCTCCTCTTGTCGCCCGGGTGCCCCGTCTGCCGTGCCACGGTGTCCGCCCCCATCGGCTGA